Proteins encoded in a region of the Campylobacter sp. RM16189 genome:
- a CDS encoding effector binding domain-containing protein, producing MQIVELKESFEICGLKIRTDNASEMNGEGRIADLWREFLNSSYNGTDEICAVYHEYESDVNGSYSLLVGTKGSPRGVYEKVTVKAGKYVVFSKEGADEKAVIGLWREIWEFFENSNLKRAYMTDFEKYLKDKIEIYVSIK from the coding sequence GTGCAAATAGTAGAGTTAAAAGAAAGCTTTGAAATTTGCGGACTAAAAATTCGCACAGATAACGCTAGCGAGATGAACGGCGAGGGCAGAATAGCTGATTTATGGAGAGAGTTTTTAAACTCCAGCTATAACGGAACAGATGAAATTTGCGCTGTTTATCATGAGTATGAAAGCGATGTAAACGGCTCTTACTCTTTGCTTGTAGGCACTAAAGGCTCGCCGCGCGGAGTTTATGAAAAAGTGACTGTAAAAGCGGGCAAATATGTGGTATTTAGCAAAGAAGGCGCCGACGAGAAAGCCGTGATAGGGCTTTGGCGTGAAATTTGGGAGTTTTTTGAAAACTCGAATTTAAAAAGAGCTTACATGACGGACTTTGAAAAGTATTTAAAAGATAAAATAGAAATTTATGTATCTATAAAGTAA
- the glyQ gene encoding glycine--tRNA ligase subunit alpha, translated as MTFSQIILTLQNYWQELGCVILQPYDMPAGAGTYHQATFLRSLGKKPWATAYVAPSRRPTDGRYGENPNRLGAYYQFQVLIKPSPENIQELYLKSLEKLGFDLKKHDIRFVEDNWESPTLGAWGLGWEVWLDGMEVTQFTYFQQVGGITCDLVSAEITYGLERLAMYLQDVDSVYDIVWDDNGGNVVTYGDVHKQGEYEWSKYNFEVADTKMLFNQFENAFNECKNCLEAKISLPAYDYCMLAAHTFNVLDARGAISVTQRQDYILKIRELAKECALTYKASIDEQEANL; from the coding sequence ATGACATTTTCACAAATTATTTTAACACTGCAAAACTACTGGCAAGAGCTTGGCTGTGTGATACTTCAGCCATACGATATGCCCGCAGGCGCAGGAACATACCATCAAGCGACATTTTTAAGAAGTCTTGGCAAAAAGCCTTGGGCTACGGCTTACGTGGCGCCATCTCGCCGTCCGACCGACGGCAGATACGGAGAAAATCCAAACCGCTTGGGGGCGTATTATCAGTTTCAAGTGCTAATAAAACCAAGTCCTGAAAACATCCAAGAGCTTTATCTAAAAAGCCTTGAAAAGCTTGGTTTTGATCTTAAGAAACATGATATCCGCTTTGTCGAGGACAACTGGGAGAGCCCAACACTTGGCGCATGGGGACTTGGTTGGGAAGTTTGGCTTGACGGTATGGAGGTAACGCAATTTACGTATTTTCAGCAGGTGGGCGGCATCACTTGCGATCTAGTAAGTGCCGAGATAACATACGGGCTTGAACGCCTTGCTATGTATCTGCAAGATGTTGATAGCGTATATGACATCGTTTGGGACGATAATGGCGGCAATGTCGTAACTTACGGCGATGTGCATAAGCAAGGCGAGTATGAGTGGAGTAAATATAACTTTGAAGTTGCCGATACGAAGATGCTTTTTAATCAGTTTGAAAATGCCTTTAACGAGTGCAAAAACTGCTTGGAGGCTAAAATTTCGCTTCCTGCGTATGATTATTGCATGCTTGCGGCACATACTTTTAACGTGCTTGACGCGCGTGGAGCGATTTCCGTAACTCAAAGACAAGATTATATCCTGAAAATTCGCGAGCTGGCTAAAGAATGCGCTCTAACTTACAAGGCTAGCATAGATGAGCAAGAGGCGAATTTGTAA
- a CDS encoding Nif3-like dinuclear metal center hexameric protein, whose protein sequence is MKIAEIYKFLNELSPFENQESWDNSGLVIGSPHDEVSQIYLSLDIDFELLSKVKPNSLIITHHPLIFKGLKSINSSLYPSSLITQMIKKDISLISLHTNYDLSHLNEYVASEVLGFKEYEKDEFLLYMDVDFSFEELCKFIKDKFNLQTLRVAKTTNEKRIRRLALCTGSGGDLISKVKADAFLSGDFKYHQALEAKINGLNLIDIGHFETERYFGASLAKYLQNFAIVTIISNSKNPFTYC, encoded by the coding sequence ATGAAAATAGCTGAAATTTATAAATTTTTAAATGAGCTAAGTCCGTTTGAAAATCAAGAGAGTTGGGATAATAGCGGACTTGTAATCGGCTCGCCTCATGATGAAGTGAGTCAAATTTATTTAAGCCTTGATATTGATTTTGAGCTTTTGAGCAAAGTTAAGCCAAATTCGCTTATCATTACGCATCATCCGCTGATATTTAAAGGGCTAAAAAGCATAAATTCAAGCCTTTATCCAAGCTCGCTCATAACTCAGATGATAAAAAAGGATATTTCCTTAATCAGCCTTCACACAAACTACGACTTAAGTCACCTAAATGAGTATGTGGCAAGCGAGGTTTTGGGCTTTAAAGAGTATGAAAAGGATGAGTTTTTACTATACATGGATGTGGATTTTAGCTTTGAAGAGCTTTGCAAATTTATAAAGGATAAATTTAACCTGCAAACTCTAAGAGTTGCAAAAACTACAAATGAAAAGAGAATTCGCCGTCTTGCACTCTGCACGGGAAGCGGCGGAGATCTGATATCAAAAGTTAAAGCTGATGCGTTTTTGAGCGGGGATTTTAAATACCACCAAGCGCTTGAGGCTAAGATAAACGGGCTAAATTTGATAGACATCGGACACTTTGAGACTGAGCGCTATTTTGGGGCATCTTTGGCGAAATATTTGCAAAATTTCGCAATTGTCACTATAATATCTAATTCAAAAAACCCATTTACATACTGCTAA
- a CDS encoding zinc ribbon domain-containing protein yields MNKYLEQLVDLAQIDKEIDGFGPRLEKVERVLRATKDEQAGITEQISNIDEAVSELKSQKSQTNAHIAEFSAKIKDVSKKSSAAKTEKEIKALQLEDGLAREQLEAANEEIERLEKIIASKNDLKAELEAKGAEVAANLEKIEADIAQEVGAIEKERAEIYAKKEKLIGDMNQKILTFYEKIRKWAHNTAVVPVKKQACYGCFMQINDKTYSAVIKGEDVVTCPHCGRILYKETAE; encoded by the coding sequence ATGAATAAATATTTAGAGCAACTTGTCGATCTTGCTCAAATCGACAAAGAGATTGATGGATTTGGACCTAGGCTTGAGAAGGTTGAGCGTGTTTTAAGAGCGACAAAGGACGAGCAAGCAGGCATCACGGAGCAAATTTCAAACATTGATGAAGCGGTTAGCGAGCTAAAGTCTCAAAAATCACAAACAAACGCTCATATCGCGGAGTTTTCAGCTAAGATCAAAGATGTATCAAAGAAAAGCTCAGCAGCAAAAACTGAAAAAGAGATCAAGGCTCTTCAGCTTGAAGATGGGCTTGCCAGAGAGCAGCTTGAAGCGGCAAATGAAGAGATAGAAAGGCTTGAAAAGATAATCGCAAGCAAAAACGATCTAAAAGCCGAGCTTGAAGCAAAAGGTGCGGAAGTTGCCGCAAATTTAGAAAAGATAGAAGCAGACATCGCTCAAGAAGTGGGCGCTATAGAGAAAGAAAGAGCTGAAATTTATGCAAAAAAAGAGAAATTAATCGGCGATATGAATCAAAAAATTCTTACATTTTACGAGAAAATTCGCAAATGGGCTCATAACACCGCCGTAGTACCTGTAAAAAAACAAGCATGCTATGGCTGTTTCATGCAGATAAACGACAAAACTTACTCTGCTGTTATAAAGGGCGAAGATGTCGTTACTTGCCCGCATTGCGGAAGAATTTTATATAAAGAGACGGCTGAATAG
- the waaA gene encoding lipid IV(A) 3-deoxy-D-manno-octulosonic acid transferase — protein MVIIYYILALIAFAIGALPLLFIAFKTKYHRSIPARFFLFNNPKFDEADIHFHACSFGEIRSIAPLLKKFKSIAVSVITKTGFDEAKKITPNTRFLPFEIFIPFWLKRSKILVIFEAELWLMLVFWAKFKGSRVILINARISDRSYKRYLKFRFFYNEIFKFIDKIYAQSEIDKQRLISLGAKNVVVSGNIKSAFLPSISKAYTKPKERIIVLASMHKGEEELLLNHINLRDNDKLILVPRHPERFDEAGEILAKFACNHGFGFERFSKSKNFSAKCVLVDTMGELVNIYAISDIVILGGSFVPNVGGHNPIEAAQFENSIITGEFIFNQKALFEQVDDVVFTKAECIGDLLKKELKKSKIRSLGSADEIIKDIKDSCERGKSL, from the coding sequence TTGGTAATAATATATTATATTTTAGCTCTGATTGCATTTGCGATTGGGGCTTTACCGCTTCTTTTTATCGCTTTTAAAACAAAATATCACCGCTCGATTCCCGCTAGATTTTTTCTTTTTAATAATCCCAAATTTGATGAAGCAGACATTCATTTCCATGCTTGCTCGTTTGGTGAAATTCGCTCTATTGCGCCACTTTTAAAAAAATTTAAAAGCATTGCCGTAAGCGTGATAACAAAAACAGGATTTGACGAAGCTAAAAAGATAACGCCAAATACAAGATTTTTGCCGTTTGAAATTTTTATCCCTTTTTGGCTTAAAAGATCTAAAATTTTAGTTATCTTTGAAGCCGAGCTTTGGCTTATGCTTGTGTTTTGGGCTAAATTTAAAGGCTCAAGAGTTATTTTGATCAATGCTAGAATTTCAGACAGAAGCTATAAAAGATACTTGAAATTCAGGTTTTTTTATAATGAAATTTTTAAATTTATAGATAAAATTTATGCGCAAAGCGAGATTGATAAGCAAAGATTAATCAGTCTTGGCGCAAAAAACGTAGTCGTAAGCGGAAATATCAAATCGGCCTTTTTACCTAGCATTAGTAAAGCTTACACAAAGCCAAAAGAGCGCATTATAGTGCTTGCAAGCATGCACAAAGGCGAAGAAGAGCTACTGCTAAATCATATAAATTTAAGAGATAATGATAAGCTTATTTTGGTTCCGCGCCATCCTGAGAGATTTGATGAAGCAGGTGAAATTTTGGCTAAATTTGCCTGCAATCACGGCTTTGGTTTTGAGAGATTTTCAAAATCTAAAAATTTCAGCGCCAAATGCGTGCTTGTTGATACGATGGGTGAGCTTGTAAATATCTATGCTATATCGGATATCGTGATTTTGGGCGGCAGCTTTGTGCCAAATGTCGGTGGACACAATCCGATCGAGGCGGCTCAGTTTGAAAATAGTATAATTACGGGCGAGTTTATATTTAACCAAAAGGCTCTTTTTGAACAGGTTGATGACGTGGTATTTACTAAAGCCGAGTGTATCGGCGATTTACTTAAAAAAGAGTTAAAAAAGAGTAAAATCCGTTCGCTTGGAAGTGCGGACGAGATCATAAAAGACATTAAGGATAGTTGTGAAAGAGGAAAAAGCTTATAA
- a CDS encoding RluA family pseudouridine synthase codes for MKEEKAYKLLALQEGISNNEAKELIDSGLVSAKGQKIVVARAMMSVTTKFSVQKMPKPSVIFEDENLIAINKPAFLTSEKVSQIYKFPLLHRLDKETSGVLLLVKNEEFQKKAIEEFKHHRVKKEYIAMVKGILSEDVRVDEPIITLKNKGGAYSKISKDGKEAVSIISPIMVAGKKSLVRVEIPTGRTHQIRVHLNHIGFGIVGDEKYAKNRSKRMYLHAYKIEILGYKFRANLGSDFNDFGFEIGKNFEV; via the coding sequence GTGAAAGAGGAAAAAGCTTATAAACTCCTTGCTTTGCAAGAGGGAATTTCAAACAACGAAGCAAAGGAGCTCATAGATAGCGGATTAGTAAGCGCAAAGGGACAAAAAATCGTAGTTGCAAGAGCTATGATGAGTGTTACTACTAAATTTAGCGTGCAGAAGATGCCAAAGCCTAGCGTGATATTTGAAGATGAAAATTTAATCGCTATCAATAAGCCTGCGTTTTTGACATCCGAAAAAGTAAGTCAAATTTACAAATTTCCGCTTTTACACCGTCTTGATAAAGAGACTAGCGGAGTGCTTTTGCTTGTTAAAAATGAGGAATTTCAAAAAAAAGCCATTGAGGAATTTAAACATCACCGAGTGAAAAAAGAGTATATCGCGATGGTTAAAGGAATTTTAAGCGAAGATGTAAGGGTTGATGAACCTATAATCACTCTTAAAAATAAAGGCGGAGCGTATTCGAAAATTTCAAAAGACGGGAAAGAGGCTGTTTCTATAATCTCACCTATCATGGTGGCAGGCAAAAAAAGCTTGGTGAGAGTTGAAATCCCAACAGGCAGAACTCATCAGATAAGAGTGCACCTAAATCATATCGGATTTGGTATAGTCGGCGATGAAAAATACGCTAAAAACAGATCAAAGCGAATGTATTTGCATGCGTATAAGATAGAAATTTTAGGATATAAATTTAGGGCGAATTTGGGAAGTGATTTTAATGATTTTGGCTTTGAGATAGGCAAGAATTTTGAAGTTTAA
- the ffh gene encoding signal recognition particle protein has protein sequence MFEQISESFRLAVSKIRFVDDEKALKNALDVLKKALLKADVHHKVTKDLLALIEADLKQSSIGQKQFLDSIKSNLTKILTAPGNQGFVYAPVAPTVVLMAGLQGSGKTTTTVKLASYLKLRKKKVLVAACDLQRLAAVEQLRQLCEANEIELFGIENETNPIKVAKAALEKAKNGLYDVLLVDTAGRLAIDEALMSEIKSIKAELNPHEIFYVADAMSGQDGIKSAAGFNDALAITGVVLSKFDSDSKGGVAIGIAKQLNIPLRFVGIGEKTADLESFIPDRIVSRIMGEGDLATLAEKTSAIIDEKEAKRLNKKIKKGQFNFNDFLEQMESVKKLGNMKSLIGMIPGLSGVANQIKDIDLDNSKEIIHIRAMINSMTLKERENPDLLNNSRKRRLAQGAGLSQVEVNRFLKQFTNASKIAKKFSGKDGMRGLGNLLSQAKINRPS, from the coding sequence GTGTTTGAACAAATCAGTGAATCTTTTCGTTTGGCCGTTAGTAAAATCAGATTTGTTGATGATGAAAAAGCGTTAAAAAACGCTCTTGATGTTCTTAAAAAAGCTCTTTTAAAAGCTGACGTTCATCACAAAGTTACTAAAGATTTGCTGGCGCTGATTGAGGCTGATTTGAAACAAAGCAGTATAGGGCAAAAGCAGTTTTTGGACTCTATAAAATCAAATTTGACTAAAATTTTAACGGCTCCTGGAAATCAAGGATTTGTCTATGCGCCTGTAGCTCCAACCGTGGTTTTGATGGCGGGACTTCAAGGTAGCGGTAAGACAACTACGACCGTAAAGCTTGCAAGCTATCTAAAACTTAGAAAAAAGAAAGTTTTAGTGGCGGCCTGTGACCTTCAAAGGCTTGCAGCCGTTGAACAGCTTCGCCAACTTTGCGAAGCTAACGAGATAGAGCTTTTTGGTATAGAAAACGAAACAAACCCTATAAAAGTAGCTAAAGCGGCGCTTGAAAAGGCAAAAAACGGACTTTATGACGTGCTTTTGGTTGATACCGCGGGACGTCTGGCTATAGATGAAGCTTTGATGAGCGAGATAAAAAGTATAAAAGCAGAGCTTAATCCGCATGAAATTTTCTATGTTGCCGATGCGATGAGCGGGCAGGACGGTATAAAATCCGCAGCAGGATTTAATGATGCTTTGGCGATAACAGGCGTAGTGCTATCTAAATTTGACTCAGATAGCAAAGGTGGTGTCGCTATAGGAATAGCAAAGCAGCTAAATATACCGCTTAGATTCGTTGGAATTGGCGAAAAAACAGCTGATTTGGAGAGCTTTATACCTGATCGCATAGTAAGCAGGATTATGGGTGAGGGAGACTTGGCGACTTTGGCTGAAAAAACAAGCGCTATTATTGATGAGAAAGAGGCAAAAAGACTTAATAAAAAGATAAAAAAAGGTCAGTTTAACTTTAACGACTTTTTAGAGCAGATGGAAAGTGTTAAAAAGCTTGGAAATATGAAGTCGCTCATAGGCATGATCCCTGGTCTTTCAGGTGTGGCAAACCAGATAAAAGATATAGATTTGGATAACTCAAAAGAGATAATTCATATAAGAGCCATGATAAATTCTATGACTTTAAAAGAGCGTGAAAACCCCGATCTTTTAAACAATAGCAGAAAAAGACGTTTGGCGCAAGGCGCGGGTCTTAGTCAGGTTGAGGTTAATAGATTTCTTAAGCAATTTACAAACGCTTCAAAAATCGCTAAAAAATTTTCAGGAAAAGACGGCATGAGAGGGCTTGGAAATTTACTCTCTCAAGCTAAGATAAATCGCCCTAGTTAA
- the rpsP gene encoding 30S ribosomal protein S16, whose protein sequence is MATVVRLTRMGRKKRPFYRIVVTDSRKRRDGGWIESIGYYNPMVEPEVVKFDAERLAYWKGVGAQLSDRVAKITSK, encoded by the coding sequence ATGGCAACAGTAGTAAGACTAACAAGAATGGGACGTAAGAAAAGACCATTTTATCGTATAGTTGTAACAGACAGCAGAAAAAGAAGAGATGGCGGCTGGATAGAGTCTATAGGATACTATAATCCAATGGTTGAGCCTGAAGTAGTTAAATTTGATGCTGAGCGCCTTGCTTATTGGAAGGGTGTTGGTGCACAACTTAGCGATAGAGTTGCAAAAATAACTAGCAAATAA
- a CDS encoding KH domain-containing protein, with protein sequence MVEDFLREYAKLIADFPDKVKVERVELGENFAEVIVYADKVDTGKLIGKDGRMINAIKTVIIGCKAKDATSYRVTVKPLEE encoded by the coding sequence ATGGTTGAAGATTTTTTACGCGAATACGCAAAACTTATAGCAGATTTTCCTGACAAAGTAAAAGTCGAAAGAGTGGAGTTGGGAGAGAATTTCGCCGAAGTGATAGTCTATGCCGATAAGGTAGATACCGGCAAGCTTATAGGAAAAGACGGCAGAATGATAAATGCTATAAAAACTGTAATAATAGGTTGCAAAGCAAAAGATGCGACCTCATATAGGGTTACGGTAAAGCCTCTTGAAGAGTGA
- the rimM gene encoding ribosome maturation factor RimM (Essential for efficient processing of 16S rRNA): MKSDLVEVGILGKSVGLKGFLKLHDKSDFPKQFKKDAKFIDKDGNELVVKSFNSANSSILFYDFEDVDLAKTLTNSTIYTTKELTRQTCKLKKDEFFYFDILGCKICENEQILGVVEDIEDASANHLFYIKTDEELVQKGLANNFYIPYINAYIEKIDIENKIIYTKNALLILKNS, from the coding sequence TTGAAGAGTGATCTTGTAGAAGTCGGCATACTCGGTAAAAGCGTCGGCTTAAAAGGATTTCTTAAGCTTCATGATAAGAGCGATTTCCCTAAGCAATTTAAAAAAGACGCGAAATTTATAGATAAAGACGGTAATGAGCTAGTTGTAAAAAGCTTCAATAGTGCAAATAGCTCTATCCTTTTTTATGATTTTGAAGATGTTGATTTGGCTAAAACTCTCACAAATAGCACGATATACACAACCAAGGAACTTACTAGGCAAACCTGTAAGCTAAAAAAAGATGAGTTTTTTTACTTTGATATTTTAGGTTGTAAAATTTGTGAAAACGAGCAAATTTTAGGAGTAGTTGAAGATATAGAAGATGCGAGCGCAAATCATCTTTTTTATATAAAAACAGATGAAGAGCTTGTGCAAAAAGGACTTGCTAATAATTTTTACATCCCTTATATAAACGCCTACATAGAAAAAATAGATATAGAAAACAAGATAATTTACACCAAAAACGCTCTTTTAATCTTAAAAAATTCATGA
- the trmD gene encoding tRNA (guanosine(37)-N1)-methyltransferase TrmD yields the protein MKFTFITLFENLMKPYFTDSILGRATSEELIKLEFINPREFSKDKHKKVDEYMIGGGAGLLMSAQPLEDAIKFVKAKNLNTHIVFLTPAAKKFEQNDAKRLVKKDHICFICGRYEGFDERMVEKYADEVFCIGDFILTGGELPALCLADAISRNVSGVLGNDESLSEESFELGLLESPAFTKPNIYENLNVVSDFLKGNHAKIKALKNDMACFKTRFFRPDLYRKYKPLMKDKR from the coding sequence ATCAAATTCACTTTTATCACGCTTTTTGAAAATTTGATGAAGCCTTATTTTACGGACTCAATTTTAGGTCGTGCAACTAGTGAAGAATTAATAAAACTAGAGTTTATAAATCCAAGAGAATTTAGCAAAGATAAACATAAAAAAGTTGATGAATATATGATAGGCGGTGGAGCGGGACTTCTTATGAGTGCTCAACCGCTTGAGGACGCTATAAAATTTGTAAAAGCAAAAAACTTAAATACTCATATTGTTTTTTTAACCCCTGCTGCTAAAAAATTTGAACAAAACGATGCAAAAAGACTTGTCAAAAAAGATCATATCTGCTTTATCTGTGGAAGATATGAGGGGTTTGATGAGCGTATGGTGGAAAAATATGCAGATGAGGTGTTTTGTATAGGTGATTTTATCTTAACCGGAGGAGAGCTGCCGGCACTTTGTCTTGCTGACGCGATTTCAAGAAATGTAAGCGGTGTTTTGGGCAATGATGAAAGCTTAAGTGAAGAGAGTTTTGAGCTTGGATTGCTTGAATCGCCCGCGTTTACAAAGCCAAATATCTATGAAAATTTAAATGTTGTTTCAGATTTTTTAAAGGGAAATCATGCTAAAATCAAGGCTTTAAAAAATGATATGGCGTGCTTCAAAACTAGGTTTTTCCGTCCTGATTTATACCGAAAATACAAGCCGCTAATGAAGGATAAAAGATGA
- the rplS gene encoding 50S ribosomal protein L19: protein MRNKYIEAFENAQIASKSVPEFRAGDTLRVAIRIKEGDKTRVQNFEGVCIARRGSGTGETFMIRKIGANSVGVERIFPIYSDSLESITVLRRGRVRRAKLFYLRDRRGKSARIRELKK from the coding sequence ATGAGAAATAAGTATATTGAAGCATTTGAAAATGCTCAAATAGCAAGCAAGTCTGTGCCTGAATTTCGTGCCGGCGACACACTTCGTGTAGCTATCCGTATCAAAGAGGGCGATAAAACTAGGGTTCAAAATTTTGAAGGTGTATGTATAGCTAGACGTGGAAGCGGTACAGGCGAGACCTTTATGATTAGAAAAATAGGCGCAAACAGTGTAGGTGTAGAGAGAATTTTCCCTATTTACAGCGATAGCCTTGAGAGCATAACTGTTTTAAGACGTGGACGTGTAAGACGTGCAAAACTATTCTATCTACGTGATAGACGTGGTAAATCTGCACGTATTAGAGAGCTTAAAAAGTAA
- a CDS encoding aspartate ammonia-lyase produces the protein MGFRKEHDFIGELEISNDVYYGVQTFRALENFHMSGRKLSDYPYFIKAFAQIKKAAALANKEVGVLDAAKADAIAKACDRLIAGEFQDQFVVDMIQGGAGTSTNMNSNEVITNIALESMGHKKGEYQYLHPNDHTNLGQSTNDTYPSSIKVAAYAKLTDLLKAMELLKTELEIKAKDFKDIIKMGRTELEDAVPTTLGNTFNAFASYIKSDIEKITAARESMTYLNMGATAIGTGINCHPDYKASVHKILSQITGVNFKPADDFIAATQDTADFVHVSGALKTAAVRLSKIANDLRLMNSGPRCGLGEINLPQMQPGSSIMPGKVNPVIAEVVGEACYEVIGNDVTIMLCSERGEFELNAFEPGIAYGLFNSIFILENAMKTLAEKAIRKLTANPEACLKSVLGSVGIVTAFNPYIGYEKSASIAKEALQTGKAVGDICLERGYLSKEEIDKILEPKNMLNPHMGK, from the coding sequence ATGGGTTTTAGAAAAGAACATGATTTTATAGGTGAGCTTGAGATCTCTAACGATGTTTATTATGGTGTTCAAACTTTTAGAGCACTTGAGAACTTCCATATGAGCGGAAGAAAACTTAGTGACTATCCTTATTTTATAAAAGCCTTCGCTCAAATTAAAAAAGCTGCTGCACTTGCAAACAAAGAGGTTGGTGTACTTGACGCAGCTAAAGCCGACGCTATAGCAAAAGCTTGCGATAGATTGATTGCAGGAGAATTCCAAGATCAGTTCGTAGTTGATATGATTCAAGGTGGCGCAGGAACTTCTACAAATATGAATTCAAATGAGGTTATTACAAATATTGCGCTTGAGAGCATGGGACACAAAAAAGGTGAATATCAATATCTTCACCCAAATGACCACACAAACCTAGGTCAAAGTACAAACGATACATATCCAAGCTCTATCAAAGTAGCCGCTTATGCAAAACTAACAGATCTTCTAAAGGCTATGGAGCTTCTTAAAACAGAACTTGAAATAAAAGCAAAAGATTTTAAAGATATTATAAAAATGGGTAGAACCGAGCTTGAGGATGCCGTTCCTACAACACTTGGAAATACATTTAACGCATTTGCAAGCTACATCAAAAGCGATATAGAAAAAATTACAGCTGCTAGAGAGTCAATGACATATCTAAATATGGGCGCAACAGCTATCGGAACAGGTATTAACTGCCACCCAGACTACAAAGCTTCTGTTCATAAAATTCTAAGCCAAATTACAGGCGTAAACTTCAAACCAGCAGATGATTTCATAGCAGCCACTCAAGATACTGCTGATTTTGTTCATGTAAGTGGTGCACTAAAAACTGCTGCTGTTAGACTTAGTAAGATAGCAAACGACCTTCGTTTGATGAACTCTGGTCCAAGATGCGGTCTTGGTGAGATAAATTTACCTCAAATGCAACCAGGAAGCTCAATTATGCCAGGTAAGGTAAATCCTGTTATAGCTGAGGTTGTTGGAGAGGCTTGCTATGAGGTAATCGGCAATGATGTAACAATCATGCTTTGCTCAGAGAGAGGTGAATTTGAGCTAAATGCGTTTGAGCCAGGAATCGCTTATGGTCTATTTAACTCTATATTCATCCTAGAAAACGCTATGAAAACTCTAGCTGAAAAAGCTATCAGAAAACTAACTGCAAACCCTGAGGCTTGCTTAAAATCAGTTCTTGGATCTGTTGGTATAGTTACAGCATTTAACCCTTATATCGGATATGAGAAATCTGCAAGTATTGCCAAAGAAGCTCTTCAAACAGGTAAAGCAGTTGGAGATATCTGCCTAGAGAGAGGCTATCTAAGCAAAGAAGAAATTGATAAAATTTTAGAGCCTAAAAATATGTTAAACCCTCATATGGGTAAATAA